From a region of the Fischerella sp. JS2 genome:
- a CDS encoding mannose-1-phosphate guanyltransferase: MRAVLMAGGSGTRLRPLTCDLPKPMVPILNRPIAEHIINLLKQHDITEIVATLHYLPDALRDYFQDGSDFGVQITYSVEEDQPLGTAGCVKNIAELLDETFLVISGDSITDFDLTAAIEFHKQKKSKATLILTRVPNPIEFGVVITDENDRICRFLEKPSTSEIFSDTVNTGAYILEPEVLEYLPANTESDFSKDLFPLLLAKGEPMYGYIAKGYWCDVGHLDAYREAQYDALEQKVKLDFPYKEETPGVWVGQNTYIDPTARIEAPVVIGDNCRIGARVHIEPGTVIGDKVTIGADANLKRPIVWNGAIIGEEAQLSACVISRGTRVDRRAHVLEAAVVGSLSTVGEEAQISPGVRVWPSKKIDSGAILNINLIWGNTAQRNLFGQRGVQGLANIDITPEFAVKLGAAYGSTLKPGSRVTVSRDQRNISRMVTRSLIAGLMSVGINIQNLDATAIPIARTVIPTMGVAGGIHVRVHPDRPDYILIEFMDAKGINISKAQEKKIEGAYFKEDMRRSLIHEIGDVAYPSQVVDEYCIAFEKLLHIDTLRNSRAKVVIDYVYAVSGAVLPQMLDKYGADAVVLNASLNKTAMSATDREALLTQLGHVVEALKANFGVQVSANGEQLILVDESGIPIRGEMLTALMVDMMLTSSPRGTVVVPVHASSAVEQIARRHDGKVIRTKANPTALMEASYKNANVVLGGSADTGFIFPQLHPGFDAMFCIAKLIEMLTIQERSLASVRAELPRVIHKSHIIRCPWTAKGALMRHLVETHPAQNLELIDGVKICQQYDDSWVLVLPDASEPLVHLYANSNDRDWVDETLRNYRARVQAFVEREQEQVVAEV; encoded by the coding sequence ATGAGAGCAGTACTGATGGCAGGGGGTTCGGGAACGCGGCTTCGTCCACTCACTTGTGACCTGCCTAAACCGATGGTACCCATCTTAAATCGACCAATTGCCGAACATATTATTAATCTTCTCAAACAGCATGATATTACAGAAATAGTTGCCACACTGCATTATTTACCTGATGCTTTGCGAGATTATTTTCAAGATGGCAGCGATTTTGGTGTACAAATTACTTACTCTGTGGAAGAAGACCAGCCTTTGGGTACTGCTGGGTGTGTGAAAAACATTGCTGAACTTCTAGATGAAACTTTTTTAGTAATTAGCGGTGATAGCATCACAGATTTTGACTTAACAGCTGCAATTGAATTTCACAAACAAAAGAAATCAAAAGCAACTTTGATTTTGACTCGTGTTCCGAATCCAATTGAATTTGGAGTGGTAATTACCGATGAAAACGATCGCATTTGCCGATTTTTAGAAAAACCCTCTACAAGCGAAATTTTTTCCGATACTGTTAATACCGGCGCTTACATTTTAGAACCAGAAGTTTTGGAATACCTACCTGCCAATACTGAATCAGACTTTTCCAAAGATTTGTTTCCTCTGTTATTGGCAAAAGGTGAGCCAATGTATGGTTACATCGCTAAAGGTTATTGGTGTGATGTTGGTCACTTAGACGCTTATCGTGAAGCTCAGTATGATGCATTAGAGCAGAAAGTAAAGCTGGATTTTCCCTATAAAGAAGAAACTCCCGGTGTATGGGTCGGTCAAAATACTTACATAGATCCGACAGCTAGAATTGAAGCCCCTGTCGTGATTGGTGATAATTGTCGTATCGGAGCCAGGGTACACATAGAACCAGGAACTGTAATTGGTGACAAGGTTACTATTGGGGCAGATGCTAATCTCAAGCGCCCAATTGTGTGGAATGGCGCCATCATCGGTGAAGAAGCACAGCTATCAGCTTGTGTAATTTCTCGTGGTACTCGTGTAGATCGTCGCGCCCATGTTTTGGAAGCTGCTGTAGTTGGTTCTTTGTCTACGGTGGGAGAAGAAGCTCAAATTAGTCCTGGCGTGCGAGTTTGGCCGAGTAAGAAAATTGATTCAGGAGCAATTTTAAATATCAACCTGATATGGGGAAATACTGCTCAGCGTAACTTATTTGGGCAACGGGGTGTACAAGGATTGGCAAATATTGACATTACCCCAGAATTCGCCGTCAAATTAGGTGCTGCTTACGGTTCCACCTTAAAACCTGGTTCCCGAGTTACGGTTTCTCGGGATCAACGTAATATCTCCCGCATGGTAACACGGTCATTAATTGCGGGTTTGATGTCTGTTGGTATTAATATTCAAAACCTAGACGCAACTGCTATCCCCATTGCCCGTACAGTCATACCCACAATGGGAGTCGCTGGCGGTATCCACGTCCGCGTACATCCGGATCGCCCAGACTATATCCTGATTGAATTTATGGATGCCAAGGGCATTAATATTTCCAAAGCCCAAGAAAAGAAAATTGAAGGGGCTTACTTTAAAGAAGATATGCGGCGATCGCTAATTCATGAGATTGGTGATGTTGCTTATCCCAGTCAAGTGGTTGATGAATACTGCATAGCCTTTGAGAAACTATTACACATAGATACACTCCGTAACAGTCGAGCCAAAGTAGTTATAGATTACGTCTATGCTGTCTCTGGGGCAGTTTTACCGCAAATGCTAGATAAATATGGCGCCGATGCAGTGGTATTGAATGCTAGTTTGAATAAGACTGCAATGTCTGCTACTGACCGGGAAGCACTATTAACACAGCTGGGTCATGTGGTAGAAGCGTTAAAGGCAAACTTTGGCGTCCAGGTTTCAGCTAATGGTGAACAGTTGATTCTAGTTGATGAATCCGGTATACCTATTCGTGGGGAAATGTTAACAGCACTGATGGTAGACATGATGTTAACTTCTAGCCCCAGAGGCACAGTAGTTGTACCAGTACATGCATCTAGTGCGGTAGAACAAATAGCCCGTCGTCACGATGGTAAGGTGATTCGTACCAAAGCTAATCCCACGGCCTTGATGGAAGCAAGCTACAAAAATGCAAATGTCGTTTTGGGAGGTAGTGCAGATACCGGCTTTATTTTCCCTCAACTGCATCCGGGTTTTGATGCCATGTTCTGCATTGCCAAATTAATTGAAATGCTAACAATCCAAGAGCGATCGCTAGCTTCAGTGCGAGCAGAATTACCACGAGTGATACACAAATCCCATATTATCCGTTGTCCTTGGACCGCTAAAGGGGCATTAATGCGTCATTTGGTCGAAACTCATCCAGCCCAAAACCTAGAATTAATTGATGGAGTGAAAATTTGTCAGCAATATGATGATAGTTGGGTGTTAGTATTACCAGATGCGAGTGAGCCACTAGTACATTTGTATGCTAATAGTAATGATCGCGATTGGGTGGATGAAACCTTGAGGAATTACCGCGCCCGTGTCCAGGCGTTTGTGGAAAGAGAACAAGAGCAAGTTGTCGCTGAGGTGTGA
- the ilvB gene encoding biosynthetic-type acetolactate synthase large subunit — translation MRSRSVSVGESRPQIIAPQTENQAQSSVSPLPVVTPRRASGGFALLDSLKRHGVEYIFGYPGGAILPIYDDLYKAEASGDGIKHILVRHEQGAAHAADGYARATGKVGVCFGTSGPGATNLVTGIATAYMDSIPMVIVTGQVPRHAIGTDAFQETDIYGITLPIVKHSYVVRDPKDMARIVAEAFHIAATGRPGPVLIDVPKDVAFEEFDYIPVQPGSAKLPGYRPTVKGNPRQIHAAIQLIRESRRPLLYVGGGAIASGAYAELQELAELFQIPITTTLMGLGAFDEHHPLSLAMLGMHGTAYANFAVTDCDLLICVGARFDDRVTGKLDEFASRAKVIHIDIDPAEVGKNRVPEVPIVGDVKNVLQDILRRCEELGIQGTPNQTQEWLKLINRWKEEYPLVVPHHDDSISPQEVIVEIARQAPHAIYTTDVGQHQMWAAQFLKTGPRRWISSGGLGTMGFGLPAAMGAKVAFPDQQVICISGDASFQMCLQELGTIAQYGINVKTVIVNNGWQGMVRQWQQAFHGERYSCSNMEVGMPDIELLAKAYGIKGIIVNTQEELTDAIAQMLAYDGPVILDVHVTKDENCYPMVAPGKSNAQMIGLPKQAPKADIKPVYCSNCGAKNLPTNNFCPECGTKL, via the coding sequence GTGCGTTCACGAAGTGTCTCCGTAGGAGAATCGCGTCCCCAAATTATTGCTCCACAAACCGAGAATCAAGCCCAGTCTAGTGTATCTCCATTGCCAGTCGTAACGCCCAGACGTGCATCTGGTGGTTTTGCGCTGCTTGACAGTCTAAAACGCCACGGCGTCGAATATATTTTTGGTTATCCTGGTGGTGCGATTCTACCAATTTATGATGATCTATACAAAGCAGAAGCTAGTGGTGATGGTATCAAGCACATCCTAGTTAGACATGAACAAGGTGCAGCCCATGCAGCTGATGGTTACGCCCGCGCTACAGGTAAGGTAGGGGTGTGCTTTGGTACATCAGGCCCAGGGGCAACTAACTTGGTGACTGGGATTGCCACTGCTTATATGGACTCGATCCCGATGGTGATTGTCACAGGACAAGTACCCCGCCATGCGATCGGTACAGATGCGTTTCAGGAAACTGATATTTACGGTATTACACTGCCTATTGTGAAGCACTCTTACGTAGTGCGCGACCCCAAAGATATGGCGCGGATTGTGGCTGAAGCATTCCATATTGCCGCAACAGGGCGACCAGGACCAGTTTTGATTGATGTCCCTAAGGATGTGGCATTTGAAGAATTTGACTATATACCTGTGCAACCAGGTTCAGCAAAGTTACCTGGATATCGCCCTACAGTTAAGGGAAATCCACGCCAGATCCATGCGGCAATTCAACTGATTCGTGAAAGTCGGCGTCCTTTGTTGTATGTTGGTGGAGGCGCGATCGCTTCTGGTGCCTACGCCGAACTTCAAGAATTGGCTGAGTTATTCCAAATCCCCATCACTACAACTTTGATGGGTTTGGGTGCTTTTGATGAGCATCATCCCTTATCTTTGGCAATGTTGGGAATGCACGGTACTGCTTATGCTAACTTTGCAGTTACCGATTGTGATTTACTCATCTGTGTCGGTGCCAGATTTGATGACCGGGTTACTGGCAAACTAGATGAATTTGCTTCCCGCGCTAAAGTAATTCATATCGACATCGACCCCGCAGAAGTCGGTAAAAATCGTGTTCCTGAGGTACCCATCGTTGGCGATGTTAAGAACGTATTGCAAGACATTTTACGCCGATGTGAAGAACTGGGTATCCAAGGTACACCCAACCAAACCCAAGAGTGGTTGAAATTAATTAATCGCTGGAAAGAAGAGTATCCTTTGGTTGTACCGCACCATGACGATAGCATCTCACCCCAAGAAGTGATTGTAGAGATCGCTCGCCAAGCACCCCATGCTATCTACACCACAGATGTGGGTCAACATCAAATGTGGGCAGCTCAATTTCTCAAAACAGGACCCCGGCGTTGGATTTCTAGCGGCGGTTTGGGAACAATGGGTTTTGGTTTGCCAGCAGCTATGGGTGCTAAAGTTGCTTTCCCGGATCAACAAGTCATCTGTATTAGTGGTGATGCCAGCTTCCAAATGTGTTTACAGGAACTTGGAACTATTGCACAGTATGGCATAAATGTCAAGACAGTTATTGTGAATAATGGTTGGCAAGGAATGGTGCGCCAGTGGCAACAAGCTTTCCACGGTGAGCGCTATTCTTGTTCCAACATGGAAGTGGGGATGCCAGATATTGAATTACTAGCAAAAGCTTATGGTATCAAAGGCATAATAGTTAACACCCAGGAAGAATTGACAGATGCGATCGCCCAAATGTTAGCTTATGACGGCCCGGTGATTCTTGATGTCCACGTTACCAAAGACGAAAACTGTTACCCAATGGTAGCTCCTGGCAAGAGCAACGCTCAGATGATCGGTTTGCCTAAGCAAGCACCGAAAGCTGACATCAAACCTGTTTATTGCAGTAATTGTGGTGCGAAAAACCTTCCCACCAATAATTTTTGTCCAGAGTGTGGAACGAAATTGTAA
- a CDS encoding MFS transporter: MFPTEPAAVNKGFGVLLRNRGFMLLWIGQLLSQLADKVFFVLMIALLENYPPPAGLAENSMYSALMVAFTVPAILFGSAGGVFVDRFPKKLIMVGSDVVRGLLTLLIPFLPREFLILLILTFAISTVTQFFAPAEQAVIPLLVRRENLMAANALFSSTMMGALIVGFAIGEPMLSWAKNSLGPDYGQELIVAVLYMSSAGMMQPINFKDNRTTGDQEATIHPWADFKQGLRYLKRNRLVLNAMLQLVTLYCVFAALVVLAIQLAAEFGLKEKQFGFFLAAAGVGMVIGAAILGHWGDKFHHKPLPLIGFLMMAVVLGTFTFVNQLSLALILCAVLGIGAALIGVPMQTLIQQQTPPSMLGKVFGFQNHAINIALSAPLAITGPITDALGLRSVLVGMSVIVAVIGVWAWQNTRKVLQDVI, from the coding sequence ATGTTTCCAACTGAACCTGCTGCTGTAAATAAAGGATTTGGTGTCCTGCTGAGAAACCGTGGCTTTATGCTGCTGTGGATTGGACAGTTATTGTCCCAGCTTGCGGATAAAGTTTTCTTTGTTTTAATGATTGCCCTACTAGAAAACTATCCGCCTCCTGCGGGTTTAGCAGAAAATTCTATGTACTCAGCTTTAATGGTGGCGTTTACAGTCCCAGCAATTCTGTTTGGTTCTGCTGGAGGTGTATTTGTTGACCGCTTTCCCAAAAAGCTGATTATGGTTGGTTCAGATGTAGTACGCGGTCTATTGACACTGTTAATACCGTTTTTGCCACGAGAGTTTTTGATTCTACTAATACTAACTTTTGCAATCTCCACTGTGACGCAGTTTTTTGCACCGGCAGAACAGGCAGTCATTCCGCTATTAGTAAGGCGAGAAAACTTAATGGCAGCCAATGCCCTGTTTAGCAGCACAATGATGGGTGCTTTAATTGTGGGATTTGCGATCGGCGAACCGATGTTGAGTTGGGCAAAAAATTCACTCGGTCCCGATTATGGTCAAGAGTTGATAGTGGCAGTATTATACATGTCTTCTGCTGGGATGATGCAGCCAATTAACTTTAAAGACAACAGAACTACTGGCGATCAAGAAGCAACAATCCACCCTTGGGCGGACTTTAAACAAGGCTTGCGCTATCTCAAAAGAAATCGCTTGGTGTTAAATGCCATGCTGCAACTAGTAACCTTGTATTGCGTATTTGCAGCCCTAGTAGTATTGGCAATTCAATTAGCAGCAGAATTTGGCTTAAAAGAGAAACAATTTGGCTTTTTCTTAGCAGCAGCAGGTGTGGGGATGGTGATTGGAGCAGCAATTTTGGGTCATTGGGGTGATAAATTTCATCATAAGCCCTTACCCTTGATCGGGTTTTTAATGATGGCAGTGGTTTTAGGGACGTTCACTTTTGTCAACCAACTGTCATTGGCCCTAATACTTTGTGCTGTTTTGGGAATAGGTGCAGCCTTGATTGGTGTGCCAATGCAAACTTTAATTCAACAACAAACCCCACCTTCAATGCTTGGTAAAGTTTTTGGGTTTCAAAACCATGCCATTAATATTGCTCTTTCTGCACCCTTAGCAATCACTGGCCCAATCACTGATGCTTTAGGCTTGCGAAGTGTGCTAGTAGGAATGAGTGTGATAGTTGCTGTGATTGGTGTTTGGGCTTGGCAAAATACCCGTAAAGTTTTGCAAGACGTAATATAG
- a CDS encoding ferrochelatase: MVATPEKLEHNHEQSSNQQRVAVLLMGYGEVESYEDFANYNEQALHLLTAKFAPVPAWIYPPLARILALFDRHEWGHQHNDFISPHNAIFEKQRAGIEKNLQQKWGDHVQVFKAFNFCAPFLPHQVLAEIKNQGFDKLLIYPLLVVDSIFTSGIAIEQVNKALSQLTDGSKHWVKGLRYIPSFYNEAAYIDMMVHLVEKKIASDLAAAYLPAEIGIVLMNHGCPHKAKGFTSGITESQALYDLIRDKLINRYPLISIGWLNHDTPLIEWTQPNVEQAAKNLIQLGAKAVMFMPIGFATENHETLLDVHHIIHALEKKHSQINYVQMPCVNDHPDFLAMAAQWANPHIAELLSEEAMTVNPQLAVAHHHHHHH, encoded by the coding sequence GTGGTTGCCACACCAGAAAAATTAGAACATAACCATGAGCAATCATCAAATCAACAGCGAGTAGCTGTGTTGCTGATGGGCTATGGCGAAGTCGAAAGCTATGAAGATTTTGCTAACTATAACGAACAAGCATTACATTTACTAACAGCAAAATTTGCACCAGTACCAGCTTGGATTTATCCTCCCTTAGCTAGAATTTTGGCTTTATTTGATCGCCATGAGTGGGGTCACCAACACAATGATTTTATTTCTCCCCACAATGCTATTTTTGAAAAGCAGCGTGCTGGTATTGAGAAGAATTTACAGCAGAAGTGGGGCGATCACGTCCAAGTTTTCAAAGCCTTCAACTTCTGCGCCCCATTTCTTCCTCATCAGGTGCTAGCAGAAATCAAAAATCAAGGTTTTGATAAACTTTTAATTTACCCACTGTTGGTAGTTGATTCTATCTTCACCAGTGGGATTGCGATCGAGCAGGTCAATAAAGCTTTATCCCAGTTGACTGATGGTAGCAAACACTGGGTAAAAGGGCTACGCTACATTCCTTCTTTTTACAACGAAGCTGCCTACATTGACATGATGGTGCATCTAGTAGAAAAGAAAATAGCTAGTGATTTAGCTGCTGCCTATCTACCAGCAGAAATTGGTATTGTCTTGATGAATCACGGTTGTCCCCACAAAGCCAAAGGCTTCACCTCCGGAATTACCGAAAGTCAAGCACTCTACGACTTGATCCGGGATAAATTAATCAACCGCTATCCTTTGATTTCCATCGGTTGGTTAAATCACGATACACCACTGATTGAATGGACGCAGCCCAATGTTGAACAAGCAGCGAAAAACCTCATTCAGTTGGGCGCAAAAGCTGTGATGTTTATGCCTATTGGCTTTGCCACAGAAAACCACGAAACTCTCTTAGATGTACATCACATTATTCACGCGCTAGAGAAAAAACATTCTCAGATCAACTACGTGCAAATGCCTTGTGTTAATGACCACCCAGACTTCTTAGCAATGGCAGCACAATGGGCGAATCCTCACATTGCTGAGTTGTTGTCAGAAGAAGCAATGACAGTTAACCCACAACTAGCAGTAGCCCATCATCACCATCACCATCATTAA
- a CDS encoding potassium channel family protein, whose translation MGLLVQIVGAGLVIVSLIDIYLTVLFPRLGSSLVSLPLGKKMWRLFRSLVRTVPCKDEKLLSHSGPGLIIVTVTLWVSLLICGFALIVWVDLGSAIQSNDGWTDTNFVSALYYSGFSLTTLGTGDLTPKTDFQRLLMILEAALGFSIFTLTITYLLSIYSALIRRNTFALSLHHRSAGTADAAEILARLGASGELSGVQQDISNMARDLINLLESQHSYPALLFFRFRQAYYALPRILLLAMDTATLIKSALNTEKYRSLVHSTAIAELWGGSLQLVTELSNFFLPKSRSNFHINELQEQVWRKRYYYAVEKLRAEGIETAIDLETGASLYISLRRKWNPYLIGLANYMGYDWREIDPYEKN comes from the coding sequence ATGGGATTATTAGTGCAGATAGTTGGTGCGGGGCTGGTAATTGTATCACTTATAGACATTTATCTAACTGTGTTGTTTCCTCGCCTTGGCAGTAGCTTAGTTAGTCTGCCATTAGGCAAAAAAATGTGGCGGTTGTTTCGATCGCTGGTGCGTACTGTTCCCTGCAAGGACGAAAAATTACTTTCCCATAGTGGCCCTGGACTAATCATCGTAACAGTAACATTATGGGTATCCTTGCTAATCTGTGGATTTGCTTTAATCGTCTGGGTTGATTTGGGTTCGGCTATTCAATCCAATGATGGGTGGACTGATACTAATTTTGTTAGCGCGCTTTACTACAGTGGCTTTTCACTTACGACGCTTGGAACAGGAGATTTGACACCAAAAACAGACTTTCAACGACTGCTGATGATATTAGAAGCAGCACTTGGCTTTTCGATCTTTACCTTAACTATTACTTATCTGTTATCAATTTATAGCGCCCTCATCAGACGCAACACCTTTGCTTTGAGCTTACACCACCGCTCTGCTGGTACAGCAGACGCAGCAGAAATACTAGCCAGGTTGGGAGCTAGTGGCGAACTCAGTGGTGTGCAGCAAGATATTTCCAATATGGCAAGAGATTTAATTAATTTGCTTGAATCGCAGCATTCTTACCCAGCGTTACTGTTTTTCCGCTTTCGGCAAGCTTATTATGCTCTACCACGAATACTGCTTTTAGCAATGGATACAGCTACTTTGATTAAAAGTGCATTGAACACTGAAAAGTATCGTTCACTAGTACATTCCACAGCAATAGCAGAATTATGGGGTGGAAGTCTACAACTGGTGACTGAGTTATCTAACTTTTTTTTGCCTAAGAGTCGTTCAAATTTCCATATTAATGAGTTGCAAGAGCAGGTGTGGCGAAAGCGATATTATTACGCAGTGGAAAAGTTGAGAGCTGAGGGAATCGAGACAGCAATAGATTTAGAGACAGGTGCATCTTTGTACATCTCTCTACGCCGCAAGTGGAATCCCTATTTAATTGGGCTGGCTAATTACATGGGTTATGACTGGCGTGAAATAGATCCCTATGAAAAGAATTGA
- a CDS encoding methyltransferase domain-containing protein, which produces MISQRILLLLITGVSAVFGMTGSTLTGDFEADAQVPTPVNKPQEKQADVPYVPTPQRVVNTMLELAKVNSNDVVYDLGSGDGRIPITAVKKYNASRAVGVEINPRLVQQSRNNAQKAGVSDRVEFRQQDLFQTNLTDATVVTLYLLPDINLKLRPKLLKELKPGTRIVSHRFNMGKWKPQQVVQVENKNVYLWIVPENVPANLDD; this is translated from the coding sequence ATGATTTCTCAAAGAATTCTGTTGTTACTAATCACCGGAGTTAGTGCTGTATTTGGTATGACAGGAAGCACTTTAACAGGTGATTTTGAGGCAGATGCACAAGTCCCTACTCCTGTCAATAAACCTCAAGAAAAGCAAGCAGATGTGCCTTATGTGCCAACACCACAACGAGTAGTTAACACAATGCTGGAACTAGCAAAAGTCAACAGCAATGATGTCGTTTATGACTTGGGTAGTGGTGATGGGCGAATTCCTATTACTGCTGTAAAGAAATACAATGCTAGTCGTGCTGTAGGTGTGGAAATTAATCCTCGACTTGTGCAACAAAGCCGTAACAATGCTCAAAAAGCAGGAGTGAGCGATCGCGTTGAGTTTCGTCAGCAAGACTTATTTCAAACTAATTTAACAGATGCCACAGTAGTAACACTCTACTTACTACCAGATATCAATTTAAAACTACGACCCAAGCTGTTAAAGGAACTCAAACCAGGTACTCGCATTGTTTCCCACAGATTTAATATGGGCAAGTGGAAACCACAACAAGTGGTACAGGTAGAGAATAAAAACGTTTACTTGTGGATTGTGCCGGAAAATGTACCAGCTAACCTAGATGACTAA
- the rbsK gene encoding ribokinase — translation MTVIVFGSINLDLVATAPRLPLPGETLLGHDFLKVPGGKGANQAVALARLGIPTQMVGRVGAQSFSAELISSLQAAGVQTENVLVDETVSSGVAIIIIDDAGQNQIVVIPGANGCVNQEDVTRMSRLLPESSALLLQLEIPIFTVVAAAQAATTAGVKVILDPAPAQSNLPNELYPLVDIITPNEVEAGQLVGFPVDGQESAKKAAEALLNRGVKNAIMKLGAQGVVGATSAETFFVPAFTVKAVDTVAAGDAFNGGLAAALSQGLPLRQAIVWGAAAGAIAATKLGAQTSLPDRLTFDTFLKERGISHLG, via the coding sequence ATGACAGTTATCGTCTTCGGTAGTATCAATCTAGATTTGGTTGCAACTGCACCTCGTTTACCACTTCCAGGAGAAACATTGTTAGGACATGATTTTTTGAAAGTCCCTGGGGGTAAAGGTGCAAATCAAGCAGTTGCATTAGCACGACTGGGAATTCCTACACAAATGGTAGGACGTGTGGGCGCACAAAGTTTTAGTGCAGAGCTAATTAGTAGTTTGCAGGCTGCTGGTGTGCAAACTGAAAATGTATTGGTAGACGAAACTGTCAGTTCTGGTGTTGCGATCATTATCATCGACGATGCAGGTCAAAATCAAATAGTTGTCATTCCGGGTGCAAATGGATGCGTTAATCAAGAAGATGTAACCAGAATGTCGCGTCTATTGCCAGAAAGTTCTGCACTTCTTTTACAATTAGAAATTCCCATATTTACGGTAGTTGCAGCAGCACAAGCAGCAACAACAGCAGGAGTAAAGGTAATTCTTGATCCTGCACCTGCCCAGTCTAATTTACCAAATGAACTTTACCCCTTGGTAGATATCATCACTCCCAATGAAGTAGAAGCAGGGCAATTAGTAGGTTTTCCTGTCGATGGACAAGAGTCAGCAAAAAAAGCAGCCGAAGCTTTGCTAAATAGGGGTGTGAAAAATGCGATCATGAAATTAGGCGCACAAGGTGTAGTTGGTGCTACATCTGCTGAAACCTTTTTTGTACCTGCATTTACCGTCAAAGCGGTGGATACGGTTGCAGCTGGAGATGCATTTAATGGTGGTTTAGCTGCTGCACTTTCTCAAGGACTTCCTTTACGTCAGGCGATAGTTTGGGGTGCAGCAGCAGGTGCTATAGCAGCGACTAAATTAGGCGCACAAACTTCGCTTCCAGATCGGTTAACGTTTGATACTTTTCTCAAAGAAAGGGGAATTAGTCATCTAGGTTAG